One genomic segment of uncultured Desulfobacter sp. includes these proteins:
- the wecB gene encoding UDP-N-acetylglucosamine 2-epimerase (non-hydrolyzing) — translation MIKIMLIAGARPNFMKIAPIARAFNSRADHIAYKIVHTGQHYDQNMSDIFFEELGIRTPDYHLGAGGGTHSQQTAKIMVEFESICEKDRPNLVLVVGDVNSTLACSIVAKKMHIKVAHVEAGLRSFDLDMPEEINRMVTDAISDIFFVTEEQGMANLKKEGKPDSCIHFVGHVMIDNLIYQLSQLEKMDSSGLKYNDYKSTYTEYGVVTLHRPSNVDDKPTLIRIFKTLDQISKKLPLIFPIHPRTQKNMEAFGIQPPDTITLTPPLSYMAFLNLWKDAKVALTDSGGLQEETTALGIPCLTIRKNTERPITITRGTNELVGTSENKIFDAFEKIMAGNWRTGQKPDLWDGKAAERITDILLNH, via the coding sequence ATGATAAAAATTATGCTCATTGCCGGAGCCCGGCCTAATTTCATGAAAATAGCCCCGATTGCCCGGGCCTTTAACAGCCGTGCAGACCATATTGCCTATAAGATTGTCCATACAGGCCAGCATTATGACCAGAACATGAGTGATATATTTTTTGAAGAACTTGGTATCAGAACCCCGGATTACCATTTGGGTGCCGGTGGTGGGACTCATTCACAGCAGACAGCTAAAATTATGGTAGAATTTGAATCCATATGTGAAAAGGACCGCCCAAATTTAGTTTTGGTGGTTGGGGATGTGAATTCAACTCTGGCCTGTTCCATTGTTGCCAAAAAAATGCACATCAAAGTCGCCCACGTGGAAGCCGGTCTCCGTAGCTTTGATCTCGACATGCCCGAAGAGATCAATCGCATGGTTACAGATGCCATTTCAGATATCTTTTTTGTCACGGAAGAACAGGGCATGGCCAATCTAAAAAAAGAAGGAAAACCCGATTCCTGCATTCATTTTGTGGGTCATGTTATGATCGATAATTTGATTTACCAACTCTCTCAACTTGAAAAAATGGATTCAAGCGGCCTGAAATACAATGACTATAAATCCACCTACACCGAGTACGGCGTCGTAACCTTACACCGTCCTTCCAACGTGGATGACAAACCGACCCTGATACGGATTTTTAAAACCCTTGATCAAATTTCTAAAAAGTTGCCTTTGATTTTCCCCATCCATCCAAGAACGCAAAAAAATATGGAAGCTTTTGGCATCCAACCCCCTGATACCATAACACTCACACCGCCATTGTCATATATGGCCTTTTTAAATCTGTGGAAGGACGCAAAAGTAGCCCTGACGGATTCCGGTGGACTTCAAGAAGAAACTACTGCGTTAGGTATTCCCTGTTTAACCATCCGGAAAAATACCGAACGTCCCATCACCATCACCCGGGGAACAAACGAACTGGTCGGTACATCAGAGAATAAAATTTTTGATGCATTTGAAAAAATTATGGCAGGAAACTGGCGAACCGGACAAAAACCCGATCTCTGGGACGGCAAGGCAGCAGAGCGGATTACTGATATTCTTCTGAATCATTAA
- a CDS encoding nucleotide sugar dehydrogenase: MKKNMKIAVVGLGYVGLPLAIHFGTKYQTVGFDLKQSIVDNSLAHKDPTGEVSKDEFENAAYFTPTTDPASMSDADIIVVAVPTPIDNARQPDLYPVESASCTVGKVMKKGCIVVFESTVYPGVTEEICVPILEKESGMTWKKDFHVGYSPERINPGDKEHTLTKIIKVVSGDDEETLEKIAALYESIVEAGVHRTKTIKEAEAAKVIENTQRDLNIALMNELALIFDRLGIDTKNVLEAAGSKWNFLKFFPGLVGGHCIGVDPYYLTYKAQTEGYHPEVILAGRRINDNMGKFVVEKTIKMMISASQPVKGARVGVLGLTFKEDCPDLRNTRVVDIINELKSYECQILVHDPMADPKEAKAYYNVELKAWEELTDLGALILAVPHDWYRKKPLNSFTGKLNSMGGLIDVKSMFNPEQVKQAGIPFWRL; the protein is encoded by the coding sequence TTGAAAAAAAACATGAAAATAGCTGTTGTCGGGCTGGGATATGTCGGCCTGCCTCTGGCCATCCATTTTGGTACAAAATACCAGACCGTTGGTTTTGATTTAAAACAGTCCATTGTGGACAATAGCCTAGCCCACAAAGATCCCACCGGTGAAGTTTCAAAAGATGAATTTGAAAACGCTGCATATTTTACACCAACTACCGACCCAGCGAGCATGTCAGATGCTGATATTATTGTTGTGGCTGTGCCAACTCCCATAGACAATGCAAGGCAGCCGGATCTTTATCCGGTTGAAAGTGCTTCTTGTACAGTGGGAAAAGTGATGAAAAAGGGCTGCATTGTCGTTTTTGAATCCACAGTATATCCAGGCGTCACCGAAGAGATATGCGTGCCCATTCTGGAAAAAGAATCCGGTATGACCTGGAAGAAAGATTTCCATGTGGGTTATTCCCCGGAAAGAATCAATCCCGGAGACAAGGAGCATACTCTCACAAAGATTATTAAAGTGGTCTCCGGCGATGATGAGGAGACCCTTGAAAAAATTGCGGCCCTGTATGAATCCATTGTTGAGGCTGGTGTACACCGGACAAAGACAATTAAAGAAGCGGAAGCCGCCAAAGTCATTGAAAATACACAACGGGATCTTAACATTGCATTGATGAATGAGTTGGCCCTGATATTTGACCGCTTGGGAATTGATACGAAAAATGTGCTGGAGGCGGCGGGCTCGAAATGGAATTTTCTAAAATTTTTCCCAGGTTTGGTTGGTGGTCATTGCATAGGCGTAGACCCCTATTATTTGACATATAAAGCCCAGACTGAAGGATACCATCCAGAAGTCATCCTTGCAGGCAGGAGGATCAACGACAACATGGGCAAATTTGTGGTGGAAAAAACTATTAAAATGATGATCTCGGCTTCCCAGCCCGTTAAAGGCGCCAGGGTCGGTGTGCTCGGACTTACTTTTAAGGAGGACTGTCCGGATTTAAGGAATACCCGCGTTGTGGATATCATAAATGAGCTGAAATCATACGAGTGCCAAATCCTGGTGCACGACCCCATGGCCGACCCGAAAGAGGCAAAAGCGTACTACAATGTTGAGCTTAAGGCATGGGAGGAACTTACGGACCTGGGCGCATTGATACTGGCTGTTCCCCATGATTGGTACAGGAAAAAACCCTTAAATTCGTTTACCGGCAAATTGAATTCAATGGGTGGTCTGATCGATGTTAAAAGCATGTTCAATCCGGAGCAGGTTAAACAGGCCGGCATTCCGTTCTGGCGTCTATAA
- a CDS encoding XrtA system polysaccharide deacetylase, with protein MAKKPAILLTIDVEDWFQVENFKSYIDFSTWNSFELRVEKNTHLILDLLDVFSFKPKATFFILGWIAQRLPGLIRQIRDRGHEVASHGVNHHLCTTLDRNRLAQDLLTSKNRIEDITGHAVYGYRAPSFVINDRVLEMIKQAGYLYDSSYNSFSAHGRYGSIDLSNTVKYGGSYQLDNHFFELPVSNLHLCNKTIPLGGGGYFRLYPTFFFKQGIKRVLKKNNAFIFYAHPWEFDPNQPKVHQASRGFKFRHYINLNKTEGKLQKIINAFTDCNFVTCQRYLDIIKG; from the coding sequence TTGGCAAAAAAACCCGCAATACTTCTGACAATTGATGTAGAAGACTGGTTCCAGGTTGAAAATTTCAAGTCGTATATTGACTTTTCAACCTGGAATTCTTTTGAACTCCGAGTGGAAAAGAATACCCATCTGATCCTGGATCTGCTGGATGTCTTTTCTTTCAAACCTAAAGCCACCTTTTTTATTCTTGGCTGGATTGCACAAAGACTGCCCGGTCTGATCAGGCAGATCAGAGACCGCGGCCATGAAGTCGCATCCCACGGAGTCAACCACCATCTGTGCACAACTCTGGATAGAAATCGGCTGGCCCAAGATCTTTTGACCAGCAAAAACCGAATAGAAGATATAACAGGTCATGCCGTTTATGGATATCGAGCTCCAAGCTTTGTAATTAACGACCGGGTTCTGGAGATGATCAAGCAGGCAGGCTATCTGTACGATTCCAGTTATAACTCTTTTTCAGCCCATGGCAGATACGGCAGCATTGATTTGTCAAACACGGTAAAATACGGCGGAAGCTATCAACTGGACAACCATTTTTTTGAACTGCCGGTCAGCAATCTGCACCTATGCAACAAAACCATCCCTTTGGGCGGCGGCGGGTATTTCAGGTTGTACCCAACCTTTTTTTTCAAACAGGGCATAAAGCGTGTCCTGAAAAAAAATAACGCATTTATTTTTTATGCCCATCCATGGGAATTTGATCCAAATCAACCAAAAGTCCACCAGGCATCACGGGGATTCAAGTTCAGACATTATATCAACCTAAACAAAACAGAAGGCAAATTACAAAAAATAATTAACGCATTTACTGACTGCAATTTTGTTACGTGCCAACGCTATCTTGATATAATTAAAGGATAA
- a CDS encoding exosortase/archaeosortase family protein → MKSRQILQTFLIAAAFGLVYWSTLKDLIGDWFNDPNFSHGFLIPFVAGYMVWYRQNHLRQIPCKSSISGIFIIILGMMVYMAGNLGAELFLMRTSMIITLAGIIAFTFGTAILKEVAVPLCYLIMMIPIPAIIWNKIAFPLQLFAAGISSETISMIGIPVFREGNILHLANTSLEVVDACSGIRSLTSLLALTGAFAFLSHVSQWKKWVIFLSAIPIAVAVNVVRLTITGMLAAWVGPEAAHGFLHDMSGLIVFGMALVLVYLLFILLTKIGKKTRNTSDN, encoded by the coding sequence ATGAAATCAAGACAAATACTCCAGACCTTTTTGATTGCCGCCGCATTTGGCTTGGTATACTGGTCAACTCTAAAGGATCTCATAGGGGATTGGTTTAATGATCCTAATTTTTCCCATGGATTTCTCATTCCCTTTGTTGCCGGCTATATGGTCTGGTACCGCCAGAATCATCTGCGTCAGATTCCATGCAAATCATCAATATCAGGGATTTTCATCATTATTTTGGGTATGATGGTATATATGGCGGGTAACCTTGGCGCAGAATTGTTTTTAATGCGAACATCCATGATCATCACTTTGGCCGGCATCATAGCGTTCACCTTTGGGACAGCCATACTCAAAGAAGTTGCTGTGCCGCTGTGCTATCTGATCATGATGATTCCCATTCCAGCCATTATCTGGAACAAAATCGCTTTTCCCCTCCAGCTTTTTGCTGCCGGAATTTCCTCGGAAACAATCAGCATGATCGGCATCCCTGTGTTCAGGGAGGGCAATATCCTTCACCTGGCCAATACTTCCCTGGAAGTTGTGGACGCCTGTTCGGGTATCCGCTCATTGACCTCCTTGCTGGCCCTGACTGGAGCATTTGCATTTTTATCTCATGTCAGCCAGTGGAAAAAATGGGTGATATTTTTATCCGCCATTCCCATTGCCGTTGCCGTGAATGTTGTCCGACTGACCATCACCGGCATGCTGGCGGCCTGGGTAGGCCCGGAAGCGGCCCATGGATTTCTTCATGACATGTCCGGCTTGATCGTCTTTGGCATGGCTCTTGTTCTGGTTTATCTTTTATTTATTTTATTGACGAAAATTGGCAAAAAAACCCGCAATACTTCTGACAATTGA
- a CDS encoding exosortase C-terminal domain/associated protein EpsI: MSLKHTAIIVILLISAAGLTTLFSHSERIKPNRPFSQFPLEVGTWRGVTNQMDEKVYNILGVEDYIMADFSNDPGQAVNLYVGFYQSQSKGDLIHSPKNCMPGAGWNIVQSSAISIDLPKSGKTIKIARLLLAKGGQKQVVYYWFQSRGRIISSEYMQKIWIVVDSITKNRTDGSFVRLIAPVIKNEAKTEALLTQFADAVYPILNQFIPN, translated from the coding sequence TTGTCACTCAAACATACTGCCATTATCGTAATCCTTCTTATTTCAGCCGCCGGTCTGACAACGCTCTTTTCACACTCAGAGCGTATCAAACCGAACCGGCCATTCAGTCAATTTCCCCTTGAAGTTGGCACCTGGCGGGGTGTAACCAATCAAATGGACGAAAAAGTATATAATATTCTGGGTGTTGAAGACTATATTATGGCGGACTTCAGCAACGATCCGGGCCAGGCGGTGAATCTTTATGTGGGATTTTATCAGAGCCAGAGCAAAGGCGACCTGATTCACTCACCCAAAAACTGCATGCCTGGTGCAGGGTGGAATATCGTCCAAAGTTCTGCCATTTCCATTGATTTGCCCAAGAGCGGCAAAACAATAAAAATAGCACGACTTCTGCTGGCCAAAGGCGGACAAAAGCAGGTGGTATATTATTGGTTCCAGTCCCGGGGGCGGATTATCAGTTCAGAATATATGCAAAAAATATGGATAGTGGTAGATTCAATTACAAAAAACCGGACGGACGGTTCTTTTGTCCGCCTGATTGCACCGGTCATAAAAAATGAAGCAAAGACCGAGGCGCTTTTAACGCAATTTGCAGATGCGGTTTACCCTATCCTTAATCAATTTATTCCCAACTAG